In Mycetocola zhujimingii, one DNA window encodes the following:
- the rnc gene encoding ribonuclease III, producing the protein MAALGVSLNEAVLEHALTHRSFAYENGGIPHNERLEFLGDSVLGLSVTQKLYRENPELPEGALAKMRASVVSTVALAEIARTIGLGPHLRLGRGEELTGGRDKASILADTMEALIGAVYLDQGLETASALVLRLVEPLLEDPARFGAAMDPKTSLQEVAARLNAPAPVYEIEASGPDHNRMFVATVTVGTLATAVGEGSSKKHAEMAAALSAWTELSARAS; encoded by the coding sequence CTGGCGGCCCTCGGTGTGTCGCTTAACGAAGCGGTGTTGGAGCATGCGCTCACACACCGCTCTTTTGCGTACGAAAACGGCGGCATCCCGCACAACGAACGCCTCGAGTTCCTCGGCGATTCGGTGCTCGGACTGAGCGTCACCCAGAAGCTGTACCGGGAGAACCCGGAGCTGCCCGAGGGCGCACTCGCAAAGATGCGCGCGAGCGTCGTCTCCACCGTTGCGCTCGCTGAGATCGCGAGAACCATCGGCCTCGGCCCCCATCTCCGGCTCGGCAGGGGCGAAGAACTTACGGGCGGCCGCGACAAGGCCTCGATCCTGGCCGACACGATGGAAGCGCTCATCGGCGCCGTGTACCTTGACCAGGGCCTCGAGACCGCCTCCGCACTTGTGCTGCGACTGGTCGAGCCGCTCCTGGAGGACCCGGCACGGTTCGGCGCGGCGATGGACCCGAAGACGAGCCTGCAGGAAGTCGCTGCACGCCTCAACGCTCCGGCCCCTGTCTACGAGATCGAAGCGTCCGGGCCGGATCACAACCGGATGTTCGTCGCCACGGTGACCGTGGGCACTCTCGCGACCGCGGTCGGTGAGGGCTCGAGCAAGAAACACGCCGAAATGGCGGCAGCGTTGAGCGCATGGACCGAGCTGAGTGCCCGAGCTTCCTGA
- the rpmF gene encoding 50S ribosomal protein L32, producing MAVPKRKMSRASTRARRAQWKAEAPTLVKTVENGKVTYSLPHRAKVVEDSAGTALFMEYKGRKVADV from the coding sequence ATGGCTGTTCCGAAGCGGAAAATGTCACGAGCCTCCACCCGTGCACGCCGTGCGCAGTGGAAGGCTGAAGCCCCCACCCTGGTGAAGACGGTCGAGAACGGCAAGGTTACGTACAGCCTTCCGCACCGTGCCAAGGTCGTCGAAGACTCCGCCGGCACCGCGCTCTTCATGGAATACAAGGGCCGCAAGGTCGCCGACGTTTAG
- a CDS encoding YceD family protein: protein MTKYTKLPFAVNVRDLIRRPGEMQERDITVDAPETWGAGLIAVTQGTPVYERVRLESVHEGILVTAEAETVATGECGRCLIDISQSVQVEFQELFAYSGEEASDLEVHNDHVDLEPLIRDAVVLSLPFQPVCRPDCPGLDPETGERLADNPDRKPQEHLDPRWSALAGFSQDPSSDNSDAPSKEER from the coding sequence GTGACCAAATACACCAAACTGCCATTCGCGGTGAACGTCCGCGACCTCATACGGCGACCGGGTGAAATGCAGGAACGCGACATCACGGTCGACGCTCCGGAGACCTGGGGCGCCGGCCTCATCGCCGTCACTCAGGGAACCCCGGTTTACGAACGAGTCCGCCTTGAGTCGGTTCACGAGGGGATCCTCGTTACTGCCGAAGCCGAAACTGTTGCGACCGGAGAGTGCGGAAGATGCCTGATTGACATCTCCCAGAGCGTCCAAGTCGAGTTTCAGGAGCTTTTCGCGTACTCTGGTGAAGAAGCTTCTGACCTAGAGGTTCACAATGACCATGTGGATCTTGAACCTCTGATCAGAGACGCAGTGGTTTTATCACTGCCGTTTCAGCCGGTATGCCGGCCAGATTGCCCCGGACTCGACCCAGAGACCGGCGAGCGACTGGCAGATAACCCGGATAGAAAACCCCAAGAGCATCTGGATCCTCGCTGGTCCGCGCTCGCCGGGTTCTCCCAAGACCCAAGCTCCGACAACTCGGATGCTCCAAGCAAAGAAGAGAGATAA
- a CDS encoding transglutaminaseTgpA domain-containing protein codes for MSGTKTAPRRPAAPQPATATGRQPGRGQAARRRTGGDLWPMSLATLLVYTVAISTLSPLLSGASWWLSIAMLGVVILCSAATARALGARTGIGWLVGVVVWLAMLVLFFAPDTALALVVPTWDTVETFRELTSDGFRSISRQGTPANADVGILFVLAVGAGAFALLSDLLAIVSRMPALVGIPVVAIALVPGFVIGEVNLVALALCAAAYLVLLAADTRVRQSAARHPKGMLGIGAFAVIGALLAAAVAPGYNGESLFQATGGSTFGRGVSPLVDLGKDLRRPGGARQFTYTTTTDESLYFRLLTLDQFDGTTWSSSRSSERVVNEPDLMVEVPGLSSDVATEPTTTTVDVAAMVAPWVPVPFPSVRVAGLSGRWSWDVDGLTLSSRLSSASGQTYIAESVLIKPTREQLIAAPGDYPDNVSRFLELPDDIPPIITDTAAQIAGQSTNGFDRAFALQQYLRSTDFTYSIEAPVDDGYDGDGFDVIARFLEKKSGYCVHYASAMAIMARVLGIPARVSLGYLPGDRVGSVGERRNYAVATDDLHSWPELYFTGIGWVPFEPTPGRGFVPDYAVSVATGSPTANPNDLDSGNRNAQERAPVEQAPTTPAGSAQADSAPPVGIIAALGAVILAIVGFPGVARGLRRRRRFRALRAGRAGPIDAWQEVSETALDFGIGANVTETPRGFAAQLTRSVALTGSDAEALDRLLGSVERLRFSARADPSAGEALAADVERITRAMATASTLPVRLRATLAPASVLHPTPSRRSAGVPRSL; via the coding sequence GTGTCGGGAACTAAGACAGCGCCCCGGCGTCCGGCGGCGCCGCAGCCGGCGACGGCGACCGGACGCCAGCCGGGCCGCGGCCAGGCGGCCAGGCGGAGGACGGGCGGCGACCTCTGGCCGATGAGCCTTGCGACCCTGCTGGTCTACACCGTCGCCATTTCCACACTGTCCCCGCTCCTCAGCGGCGCTTCGTGGTGGCTGAGTATCGCCATGCTCGGAGTCGTCATTCTCTGCTCAGCAGCAACGGCTCGCGCGCTCGGTGCCAGGACGGGCATCGGGTGGCTCGTCGGCGTTGTGGTCTGGCTCGCCATGCTGGTCCTCTTTTTCGCTCCGGATACCGCGCTCGCCCTCGTGGTCCCCACCTGGGACACCGTCGAGACCTTCCGTGAACTGACGTCGGATGGCTTCCGCTCGATCAGTCGACAGGGCACCCCGGCAAACGCCGACGTCGGAATCCTCTTCGTCCTCGCGGTGGGAGCCGGTGCATTCGCTTTACTCAGCGACCTGCTCGCGATCGTCAGCCGGATGCCGGCGCTCGTCGGAATTCCGGTCGTGGCCATTGCACTGGTTCCCGGTTTCGTTATCGGCGAGGTCAACCTTGTCGCGCTCGCCCTGTGTGCCGCCGCCTATCTTGTTCTCCTCGCGGCGGATACGCGGGTGCGCCAGTCGGCAGCGCGGCATCCGAAAGGCATGCTCGGCATCGGAGCGTTCGCGGTCATCGGCGCACTGCTCGCGGCAGCGGTCGCCCCCGGCTACAACGGTGAGAGCCTCTTCCAGGCGACGGGGGGTTCGACATTCGGTCGCGGTGTGAGTCCGCTCGTCGATCTCGGCAAAGACCTCCGGCGCCCGGGTGGCGCCCGTCAGTTCACCTACACGACGACGACAGATGAATCCCTGTACTTCCGCTTGCTCACTCTCGACCAGTTCGACGGGACCACGTGGTCGTCGAGCCGTTCGAGCGAACGGGTGGTCAACGAACCAGACCTCATGGTCGAGGTGCCAGGGCTGTCCAGTGACGTGGCGACGGAGCCGACGACCACGACGGTCGATGTCGCCGCCATGGTTGCGCCGTGGGTTCCCGTTCCGTTCCCCAGCGTTCGCGTCGCCGGTCTCTCGGGGCGGTGGTCGTGGGACGTGGATGGGCTCACGCTCTCCAGCCGCCTGTCGAGTGCGAGCGGGCAGACCTACATCGCCGAGAGCGTGCTGATCAAGCCGACGCGGGAGCAACTGATCGCCGCACCCGGTGACTACCCGGATAACGTCAGCCGGTTCCTCGAACTGCCTGACGACATCCCCCCGATCATTACGGATACCGCTGCCCAGATTGCAGGGCAGTCGACAAACGGGTTCGACCGGGCGTTTGCGCTCCAGCAATACCTGCGGAGTACCGACTTCACCTACTCCATTGAGGCCCCCGTCGACGATGGCTATGACGGCGACGGCTTCGACGTCATCGCCCGGTTCCTCGAGAAGAAAAGCGGGTATTGCGTCCATTACGCCTCTGCCATGGCCATCATGGCGCGGGTGCTCGGCATTCCGGCACGGGTGTCGCTCGGGTACCTGCCCGGCGACAGGGTGGGGAGTGTGGGGGAGCGGCGCAACTACGCAGTCGCGACCGATGACCTGCACTCCTGGCCAGAGTTGTATTTCACCGGCATCGGCTGGGTTCCGTTCGAACCGACGCCGGGGCGGGGTTTCGTTCCGGACTATGCAGTGTCGGTGGCGACGGGCAGCCCAACGGCAAATCCCAATGACCTCGACTCCGGCAACCGGAATGCGCAGGAGCGCGCCCCGGTCGAGCAGGCGCCGACAACACCCGCCGGTTCGGCACAGGCCGATTCCGCACCGCCGGTGGGAATCATCGCCGCCCTCGGCGCCGTCATTCTCGCCATCGTCGGGTTCCCCGGCGTGGCCAGAGGCCTGCGACGTCGCCGCCGGTTCCGCGCGCTCAGAGCGGGACGCGCCGGCCCCATCGACGCCTGGCAGGAGGTGAGCGAGACGGCGCTCGATTTCGGCATCGGAGCGAATGTCACCGAGACCCCACGCGGATTCGCGGCGCAGCTCACCCGGTCAGTCGCGCTCACCGGATCAGACGCCGAGGCGCTCGATCGCCTGCTCGGCAGCGTCGAGCGGCTCAGATTCTCGGCTCGCGCCGACCCGAGCGCGGGCGAGGCGCTCGCGGCCGATGTCGAACGGATCACGAGGGCGATGGCCACGGCGTCGACGCTGCCCGTACGGTTACGCGCGACGCTTGCGCCGGCATCCGTTCTGCACCCAACACCCAGCAGACGCTCAGCGGGCGTGCCAAGGTCACTGTAG
- a CDS encoding DUF58 domain-containing protein: MLLTAGAVLVGATLIDRREGLYLSAFLVLLFAGSVVYVHGHRPRLTAVRSFSPPSVMVGEPALVHTRVTSKTDLETVTVWTEQVPAAFGRTPTGELPRGRWQPGRGYSADLEYELRSSRRGRYPIGPLWVTHGDPFGLVVAERAIAGSREISITPRVSVLANAGLANASGDGVRHELNHFAAHRADELIAREYRTGDSLRRVHWSQTARRGELMVRQEERQGDPEAAIVLDTALAGRGEANGATSDAHFERMVELAASLGVHLLDAGYQLSLIESATDAVSNADGASPYRISRFEPGAAPALLDTLAETQRHPVRDGYDATAGLGTVIRRTGKVMPVFAVLGHVSPTGARRLAAMKINAAPAVAFITQDERQLRNADSTEAQVLGDAGWRTAQLTERTPVVEAWSLVAFGAAGGQTGKGGRDRVGN, encoded by the coding sequence GTGCTTCTCACCGCTGGTGCTGTCCTCGTCGGTGCGACCCTCATCGACAGGAGGGAAGGCCTCTACCTTTCAGCGTTCCTGGTGCTGCTGTTTGCGGGCAGCGTTGTTTACGTCCACGGTCACAGGCCAAGGCTCACCGCTGTTCGCTCGTTCTCGCCACCGAGCGTGATGGTCGGCGAGCCGGCCCTGGTGCACACGAGAGTGACATCGAAGACGGACCTGGAGACTGTGACCGTCTGGACGGAGCAGGTACCAGCGGCGTTCGGACGCACCCCGACCGGCGAACTGCCGCGCGGCAGGTGGCAACCCGGGCGAGGGTATTCCGCCGACCTCGAATACGAACTCAGGTCGTCGCGCCGTGGACGGTACCCGATCGGGCCACTGTGGGTGACCCACGGTGATCCGTTCGGCCTCGTTGTGGCCGAACGGGCGATCGCCGGTTCGAGGGAGATTTCGATCACTCCCCGCGTCAGTGTCCTCGCCAACGCGGGGCTCGCGAACGCGAGCGGTGATGGCGTCCGTCACGAGCTGAATCACTTCGCGGCCCACCGCGCGGACGAACTCATCGCGCGTGAGTACCGCACGGGCGATTCGCTGCGTCGCGTGCACTGGAGCCAAACGGCCCGCAGGGGCGAACTCATGGTGAGGCAGGAGGAGCGCCAGGGGGACCCGGAGGCGGCCATTGTGCTCGACACCGCACTCGCCGGCAGGGGAGAGGCGAACGGTGCCACCTCCGACGCCCACTTCGAACGCATGGTCGAGCTGGCTGCATCGCTCGGCGTACATCTCCTCGATGCGGGCTACCAGCTCTCGCTCATCGAATCGGCGACGGATGCTGTCTCGAACGCCGACGGGGCCTCGCCATACCGGATCTCACGGTTCGAACCAGGCGCTGCGCCCGCCCTGCTGGATACCCTCGCTGAAACACAGCGCCATCCCGTTCGGGACGGTTACGACGCCACAGCCGGCCTCGGCACGGTGATCAGGAGAACCGGAAAGGTGATGCCCGTCTTCGCGGTTCTCGGGCACGTATCGCCCACCGGTGCCAGGCGGCTGGCCGCGATGAAGATCAACGCAGCGCCAGCCGTCGCTTTCATCACTCAGGACGAGCGCCAGCTGCGAAACGCCGACTCGACCGAGGCCCAGGTGCTCGGCGACGCCGGGTGGCGAACCGCACAGTTGACCGAGCGCACTCCGGTCGTCGAGGCCTGGTCTCTCGTGGCGTTCGGAGCGGCCGGAGGGCAGACGGGCAAGGGGGGTCGCGACCGTGTCGGGAACTAA
- a CDS encoding AAA family ATPase, with protein MTSFPTSATDGQATAVEETPGFDIGEAHRVASDIIRNVESVIDGKHQVVRTALTVLLAEGHLLIEDVPGVGKTMLAKALARSITATVSRIQFTPDLLPSDVTGISVYNQAERRFEFKPGAVFANIVIGDEINRASPKTQSALLECMEERQVTVDGTTYHLATPFTVIATQNPIEMEGTYALPEAQRDRFMARISMGYPDESAELSMLASRNVTNPLADLEPVVSAAAVQRLMASVREVYVSDAVKEYAVRILRATREHPDIRLGGSPRATLQLVRAAKSFALVEGRDFVLPDDIDALANAVLGHRLMPTSRALGNHQHTDELIRDIIDGIVDETAVPPSRNTGT; from the coding sequence ATGACTTCGTTCCCGACGTCGGCGACCGACGGCCAGGCCACGGCCGTCGAAGAGACCCCGGGTTTCGACATCGGTGAGGCGCATCGCGTCGCCTCCGACATCATCCGCAACGTCGAGTCGGTCATCGATGGGAAGCACCAGGTAGTGCGGACAGCGCTCACCGTTCTCCTCGCCGAAGGGCACCTGCTCATCGAGGATGTACCTGGCGTCGGCAAGACGATGCTGGCGAAAGCGCTCGCCAGGTCGATCACGGCGACGGTGAGCCGCATCCAGTTCACGCCGGATCTCCTGCCGAGTGACGTGACCGGAATCTCCGTGTACAACCAGGCCGAGCGGCGGTTTGAGTTCAAGCCGGGAGCGGTCTTCGCGAACATCGTGATCGGCGACGAGATCAACAGGGCGTCGCCAAAAACACAGTCGGCCCTGCTCGAGTGCATGGAGGAGCGCCAGGTCACCGTGGACGGGACGACCTACCATCTGGCCACGCCGTTTACCGTGATCGCGACACAGAACCCGATCGAGATGGAAGGAACGTACGCACTCCCGGAGGCCCAGCGGGACAGGTTCATGGCGCGTATTTCCATGGGCTACCCCGACGAGTCCGCCGAGCTCAGCATGCTCGCTTCGCGGAACGTCACGAATCCGCTCGCCGATCTCGAACCCGTCGTCTCGGCGGCCGCTGTTCAGCGCCTGATGGCGAGCGTTCGGGAGGTCTATGTCTCGGATGCCGTCAAGGAGTACGCGGTCCGGATCCTGCGGGCGACCCGTGAGCACCCCGACATCAGACTCGGGGGGAGCCCGCGCGCCACGCTCCAGCTCGTGCGGGCCGCGAAGAGCTTCGCGCTCGTCGAGGGCAGGGATTTCGTTCTTCCCGACGACATCGACGCGCTCGCGAACGCTGTGCTCGGCCATCGCCTGATGCCAACGAGCAGGGCTCTCGGCAACCACCAGCACACCGACGAACTCATCCGCGACATCATCGACGGCATCGTCGACGAGACGGCCGTGCCACCGTCACGCAACACCGGGACCTGA